In one Tachysurus vachellii isolate PV-2020 chromosome 24, HZAU_Pvac_v1, whole genome shotgun sequence genomic region, the following are encoded:
- the zbtb45 gene encoding zinc finger and BTB domain-containing protein 45, whose protein sequence is MAACSSDTVHYIRLQNASECVLESLRSQRRDGVFCDVTVRIQDASLRAHACVLAAGSPFFQDKLLLGHSEISVPPLVPADAVLQLVDFLYSGSMVLLRSQALRMLTAASILQIKSVIDECTQIISASSNHKQAAAAAAAAAAKARSQEGGAVGGAMTGFGYTMEECSEVTSESTEQPNTHFISQHQAGLQTGAGQGETASIEGSGVGRMMPPLSDLMCRGDGLGASGGGASLKPVSCSQEIQTYMLNQNAERTTAQNQSQNRAESGHTPINNPASLGRGGSGVGFVGVAEELPVGMERFSEGEELEDRGRDGERDRGAGHSRKQRQPLRLQVMGPEQVVVKDEENLQEGENLFQLDEQQDTTHSQSHTQTYGQAGFYEEQNVYAGGFWPQTDTSQALVSNPRSRGNKPLSPPTSSHINNQMLFQYPVSESQPSSFFVGGAMTMDSMSESCQQAPPPPPLTPAPPPPASACVAGPSFTAQGSETSFDCSHCGKSLRSRKNYSKHMFIHSGQKPHQCSICWRSFSLRDYLLKHMVVHTGVRAFQCSVCSKRFTQKSSLNVHMRTHRVERNFSCTVCNRAFTHRTLLERHALQHQHPAPPIKPPTNHGAMGGAGGAGPGPAP, encoded by the exons ATGGCTGCGTGCAGCTCCGACACGGTGCACTACATCCGTCTGCAGAATgctagtgagtgtgtgttggagtctTTGCGGTCTCAGCGGCGTGACGGTGTATTCTGTGACGTGACTGTGCGGATCCAGGACGCGTCCCTGCGCGCTCACGCCTGTGTGCTGGCAGCCGGAAGCCCGTTCTTTCAGGACAAGCTGCTACTGGGCCACTCGGAGATCAGTGTTCCACCTCTGGTGCCGGCTGACGCTGTACTGCAGCTGGTGGACTTCCTGTACAGCGGCTCCATGGTGCTGCTGCGCTCGCAGGCCCTGCGCATGCTTACTGCTGCCAGCATCCTGCAGATCAAGAGCGTCATCGACGAGTGCACACAGATCATCTCTGCCTCCTCCAACCACAAACAGGCCGCCGCCGCCGCTGCAGCCGCTGCCGCTAAGGCTCGCAGCCAGGAAGGTGGAGCTGTGGGAGGAGCCATGACTGGGTTTGGATACACCATGGAAGAGTGCAGTGAAGTTACGTCAGAAAGCACAGAGCAGCCGAATACTCACTTCATCTCACAACATCAAGCAGGACTGCAGACag GGGCGGGGCAGGGTGAGACGGCCTCTATTGAAGGGAGTGGAGTCGGCAGGATGATGCCCCCTCTCAGTGACCTGATGTGCAGAGGGGATGGGCTTGGTGCATCAGGGGGTGGGGCCTCACTGAAGCCTGTAAGTTGTTCTCAGGAGATCCAGACTTACATGCTGAACCAGAATGCTGAGAGAACCACTGCACAGAATCAGAGCCAGAACCGGGCAGAGTCAGGCCACACCCCCATCAATAACCCTGCTTCTCTGGGCAGGGGTGGCAGCGGGGTGGGGTTCGTGGGCGTGGCAGAGGAGCTGCCTGTTGGCATGGAGAGGTTCAGCGAAGGGGAGGAGCTAgaggacagagggagagacggagagagagacaggggggcGGGACATAGCCGCAAACAGAGACAACCGCTACGGTTACAG gtgatggGGCCAGAGCAGGTGGTGGTGAAGGATGAGGAGAACCTGCAAGAAGGAGAAAACCTGTTCCAACTGGATGAGCAACAGGACACtacacattcacaatcacacacacaaacctatggccag gcAGGCTTTTATGAAGAACAGAATGTGTATGCTGGAGGTTTTTGGCCACAGACTGATACTTCTCAGGCCTTGGTGTCAAACCCCCGTTCCCGTGGCAACAAACCACTGTCCCCACCCACTTCTTCTCACATCAACAATcag ATGCTCTTTCAGTATCCTGTCAGCGAATCACAACCGTCCTCCTTCTTTGTGGGAGGAGCTATGACCATGGACAGCATGTCAGAGTCATGCCAACAGGCTCCGCCACCACCCCCCCTGACCCCAGCCCCGCCCCCTCCTGCTTCGGCATGTGTCGCAGGTCCAAGTTTTACGGCTCAGGGATCGGAAACGTCCTTCGACTGTAGCCACTGTGGAAAATCGTTGCGATCACGCAAGAACTACAGCAAGCACATGTTTATACACTCTg gtCAGAAGCCCCACCAGTGCAGCATATGCTGGCGTTCTTTCTCTCTTCGTGActacctgctgaagcacatggtAGTGCACACGGGTGTGCGAGCGTTCCAGTGTAGCGTGTGCAGTAAACGCTTCACACAGAAGAGCTCTCTGAACGTACACATGCGCACTCACCGCGTCGAACGCAACTTCTCCTGCACAGTGTGTAACCGTGCATTCACACACCGCACATTGCTCGAACGCCACGCCCTCCAGCACCAGCACCCTGCCCCACCCATCAAACCCCCAACCAACCACGGCGCCATGGGCGGAGCGGGTGGGGCAGGGCCTGGGCCCGCCCCCTAG
- the LOC132839246 gene encoding acyl-CoA dehydrogenase family member 11-like: MMAAQVCFHGNRLVLRQLGKQVCCFTSSISVRHNQSRSEPEPHTQEHTHPFIPFSRSAIGTFFQDKPLLRNPFTQDTLLRGYLRRHLPLQEVQLDLSKFGERVVHEIDDLGRQCEENPPRLQLYDAWGHRVDRIITCDAWTRLKHISAQEGLVAAGYERQFGEWSRVYQMSKLYLYSPSAGLYTCPLAMTDGAAKVIESLGMPFREVFEHLTTRDEKRFWTSGQWMTERKGGSDVANGTETVAERQEDGSYLLHGFKWFTSATDADVTLTLARIADCHGNTIPGSVGVSLFCAEVWDSEGRTNGVEIQRLKDKLGTRQMPTAELLLDGMRARLLSVEGRGVASIANMLTLTRIHNTVSAVAAMRRITQLGREYSTKRKVFGKLLKDHPLHVQTLSRLEIETRAAFLLMMEVCQLLGREETGSATERDTHLLRLLTPVAKLYTGKQAVAVVSEGLECFGGQGYIEDTGLPALLRDAQVLSIWEGTTNVLSLDVLRSISKSSGHVLQAYFSDVEERLRVAGPTLLPAVQSLSSSLSGLAQFIQTAESRPPESLQLAARDLAYSIARIYMGALLVDHASWEGASCPDVYAALRWCERDLCPVVSREIRGHYSTDAALTDSQLVYQGLEEQNP; the protein is encoded by the exons ATGATGGCTGCTCAGGTGTGTTTCCATGGCAATCGCTTGGTTCTTCGGCAACTTGGGAAGCAGGTGTGCTGCTTTACTTCCAGCATCTCGGTCAGACATAATCAATCTCGGAGCGAGCCGGAAcctcacacacaggaacacacacacccttttatTCCATTCTCCCGTTCTGCCATCGGAACGTTCTTTCAGGATAAGCCTCTGCTCAGGAACCCATTTACACAGGATACACTGCTCAGAGGATACCTGCGCAGACACCTACCTCTGCAG GAAGTGCAGCTGGATCTGTCTAAATTCGGTGAGCGTGTTGTGCATGAAATTGATGATCTGGGGCGTCAGTGTGAGGAGAATCCTCCCCGGCTGCAGCTGTATGATGCCTGGGGTCACCGTGTCGACCGCATCATCACCTGCGATGCCTGGACACGCTTGAAACACATCTCTGCACAGGAAGGGCTTGTTGCTGCTGGATACGAGCGACAGTTTGGCGAGTGGAG tcGTGTGTATCAGATGAGTAAGTTGTATCTGTATTCACCTTCTGCTGGCCTCTACACCTGCCCTCTGGCCATGACTGATGGAGCCGCCAAAGTCATAGAG TCTCTGGGCATGCCTTTTAGGGAGGTGTTTGAGCATCTGACCACGCGAGATGAAAAAAGATTTTGGACATCAGGACAGTGGATGACTGAAAGAAAGGGGGGATCGGATGTTG CAAATGGGACAGAGACAGTTGCCGAGCGACAAGAAGACGGGTCGTACCTGCTACATGGCTTTAAGTGGTTCACTTCCGCAACTGATGCTGACGTCACGCTGACACTCGCTCGCATCGCAGATTGCCATGGCAACACCATACCG GGCAGTGTGGGAGTTTCACTGTTCTGTGCTGAAGTGTGGGACTCTGAAGGCCGGACTAATGGAGTGGAGATCCAGAGACTGAAGGATAAACTCGGCACACGACAGATGCCCACTGCAGAACTGCTGCTGGATGGCATGAGGGCAAGACtg TTATCTGTAGAGggaaggggcgtggcctctatCGCCAACATGCTGACTCTGACTCGCATCCACAACACAGTGTCTGCTGTCGCTGCCATGAGGag aataaCCCAGCTAGGCAGAGAGTACTCCACCAAGCGGAAAGTGTTTGGAAAACTGCTGAAGGACCATCCACTGCATGTACAGACGCTCAGCAGACTggag atagAGACTCGGGCTGCATTCCTGTTGATGATGGAAGTTTGTCAACTTTTGGGACGAGAAGAAACCGGATCAGCaacagagcgagacacacacctactgagATTACTTACACCTGTAGCTAAACTATACACTGgcaaacag GCAGTAGCTGTGGTGTCTGAAGGATTGGAGTGTTTTGGAGGTCAAGGTTATATTGAGGACACAGGTCTGCCTGCCCTGCTACGTGATGCACAG gtattgAGTATATGGGAAGGCACCACAAATGTTCTCTCACTGGATGTTCTGCGCTCAATTTCTAAATCCTCTGGCCATGTACTGCAGGCCTACTTCTCTGATGTGGAG gagcgaTTGCGTGTTGCTGGTCCCACCCTGCTTCCTGCAGTACAGAGTCTCAGCTCGTCTCTCTCTGGTTTAGCTCAGTTCATCCAAACTGCAGAGTCTCGTCCACCAGAAAGCCTTCAGCTTGCAGCAAGAGACCTAGCATATAGCATCGCACGCATTTACATGg gagCTTTATTAGTGGACCATGCCTCATGGGAAGGAGCTTCATGTCCAGATGTCTATGCCGCCCTGAG